Proteins encoded by one window of Cloeon dipterum chromosome 4, ieCloDipt1.1, whole genome shotgun sequence:
- the LOC135943644 gene encoding GTPase Era, mitochondrial, giving the protein MITWSACRKLWPSSFTTSKQDLAFLKGFCQRILGSNKFYHGQSGLSLDEGDSDEVSNASQPKRILRIAVIGLPNAGKSTLINQIMERRVCATSMKVHTTDRKARAIDNTGNTQLVFLDTPGLVTQAEIKRHSLQPSFSLAPLESVKEADMVTVVHDVSNKWTRDFLHRKLLFLLNEFPDKHSILILNKVDALKNKRFLLGLTEKLTKGRLKSLNCGNDDEKIEYNPNDVGWGKFSEIFMVSALTGEGVGDIKEYMIQNARLSPWLFDSGTFTDQQSQQLVEDAVREKLLDNLPQEIPYNVSSKMEFFAHTDAGLLCISVVVICKFKRHQKMLLGHGGNRVRIIAKEAEQSLANCYRCPVKLNIVVECKEDLTSRPQREPPKKGLLEE; this is encoded by the exons A tgATCACTTGGAGTGCATGCCGCAAATTGTGGCCGTCATCATTCACAACAAGCAAACAAGATTTAGCTTTCCTCAAGGGCTTTTGCCAACGAATCCTCGGTAGCAACAAATTTTACCACGGTCAAAGTGGTCTTAGTTTGGACGAAGGAGACAGTGATGAAGTTAGCAATGCAAGTCAGCCTAAAAGGATCTTGAGGATCGCCGTCATTGGTCTTCCAAATGCAGGGAAAAGCACCTTGATTAACCAAATCATGGAACGAAGG GTTTGTGCAACATCGATGAAGGTGCACACGACAGACAGGAAGGCTAGGGCGATTGACAACACAGGAAACACGCAGCTCGTGTTTTTAGACACCCCTGGTTTGGTGACCCAAGCCGAGATAAAAAG GCACTCTCTTCAGCCATCATTTTCACTAGCCCCTCTGGAGTCTGTCAAGGAGGCAGATATGGTTACCGTTGTGCATGATGTGTCAAACAAATGGACAAGGGATTTCCTTCACagaaaattgttgtttctGCTCAACGAATTTCCAGACAaacactcaattttaattctgaacaAG GTGGACgcactgaaaaataaaagattccTGCTTGGTCTCACTGAGAAGCTGACTAAAGGACGGTTGAAGAGCTTGAATTGTGGCAATGACGATGAAAAGATTGAATACAATCCAAACGATGTGGGGTGGGGAAAGTTTTCTGAGATTTTCATGGTTTCTGCGCTTACAGGAGAGGGTGTTGGAGACATAAAG GAGTACATGATCCAAAACGCTAGACTCTCGCCGTGGCTGTTCGATTCCGGCACTTTTACAGACCAGCAAAGCCAGCAATTGGTTGAAGACGCAGTGAGGGAAAAGTTGCTCGATAATTTGCCCCAGGAAATTCCATACAACGTCTCTTCAAAAATGGAGTTTTTCGCTCACACTGATGCAG GACTTCTGTGCATTTCCGTCGTTGTCATTTGCAAGTTTAAGAGACATCAGAAGATGCTGTTGGGGCACGGAGGCAATCGGGTCCGCATTATAGCTAAAGAGGCAGAGCAGTCTTTGGCCAATTGTTACAGATGCCCTGTCAAACTGAATATTGTAGTAGAATGCAAAGAAGATCTTACTAGTCGGCCACAGAGAGAACCTCCTAAGAAAGGTCTGCTTGAAGAGTGA